A DNA window from Bdellovibrio sp. BCCA contains the following coding sequences:
- a CDS encoding TPM domain-containing protein, with product MRFLALSFFLFFTSLSGFAQTEFKVPALTGPVMDEVGFLNRSDRQDLMQLLYDFNRRGKAQVQVLIVPDLQGLPIEQASIQITDKWQLGDKKKDNGVLFLISAQERAMRIEVGQGLEGAIPDITAKRIISDQVIPLFRAKRYSSGIVVGVHEILRLADKEFADENNLQDSESKGGDIPVFVIIALLIIISILGRFGGGRGRFYRGGGGWGGGGGFGGGGWSSGGGGGGWSGGGGGFSGGGASGNW from the coding sequence ATGCGCTTTTTGGCCCTTTCCTTCTTTTTATTTTTTACCAGTCTGAGTGGTTTCGCTCAGACTGAATTTAAAGTTCCCGCTCTCACGGGGCCCGTGATGGATGAGGTGGGATTTTTAAATCGTTCGGATCGCCAAGATCTGATGCAGCTTCTTTACGACTTCAATCGTCGTGGCAAAGCGCAGGTGCAAGTTTTGATTGTGCCTGACCTGCAAGGTCTTCCGATTGAGCAAGCTTCCATTCAAATCACTGACAAGTGGCAATTAGGCGATAAGAAAAAAGACAATGGCGTTTTGTTTTTGATCTCCGCCCAAGAACGAGCGATGCGCATCGAAGTCGGACAAGGCCTTGAGGGTGCGATTCCTGATATCACGGCGAAACGTATTATCAGCGATCAAGTCATTCCGCTTTTCCGCGCTAAAAGATATTCTTCGGGCATCGTTGTCGGTGTTCATGAAATTCTTCGTTTGGCGGATAAAGAATTTGCTGACGAAAATAATCTGCAAGACTCTGAATCCAAAGGCGGCGACATTCCCGTTTTTGTGATCATCGCTCTGTTAATCATCATCTCTATCCTCGGCCGATTCGGTGGCGGAAGAGGACGCTTCTATCGCGGCGGCGGAGGCTGGGGCGGTGGTGGCGGCTTCGGTGGAGGAGGATGGTCCTCTGGCGGAGGCGGCGGCGGTTGGTCCGGCGGTGGCGGAGGATTCAGCGGCGGCGGCGCCTCGGGAAATTGGTAG
- a CDS encoding TPM domain-containing protein: protein MAASVEEDGPLAEAAAVGPAVAEDSAAAAPREIGRAVRPQSGATSGRVTEAALGVLMAWINKYLSNEDLKKIEDTISRVEESTSGEIVPVIVKRSSTVGHVPLTLTLLITLLIVIVEFPFSDWLWVRPWVYLWPVLLIVIYYISHVLGKVPWIQKILVPEKDEVEQVHQRAHLEFYTNRVNRTEGGTGILIFVSVMEKKAVVLADEGISAKLPKETWDKILGQLGQNLRADEWSKGFTSAIENCGEHLKLHFPVTSERQNQLKNHLVVKE from the coding sequence GTGGCGGCTTCGGTGGAGGAGGATGGTCCTCTGGCGGAGGCGGCGGCGGTTGGTCCGGCGGTGGCGGAGGATTCAGCGGCGGCGGCGCCTCGGGAAATTGGTAGGGCCGTGAGGCCGCAGAGTGGAGCGACCTCGGGTCGCGTAACTGAAGCAGCTCTTGGAGTTTTAATGGCGTGGATTAATAAGTATCTTTCAAATGAGGATCTTAAAAAAATTGAAGACACGATTTCTCGTGTTGAAGAATCCACTTCAGGTGAGATCGTTCCTGTTATTGTGAAACGCTCTTCGACCGTGGGTCATGTGCCTTTGACCTTAACTTTGCTGATCACGCTTTTGATTGTGATCGTTGAATTTCCATTCAGTGATTGGTTGTGGGTAAGGCCTTGGGTTTATTTATGGCCCGTTCTTTTAATCGTGATTTATTATATTTCACACGTTCTCGGGAAAGTTCCCTGGATTCAAAAAATCCTGGTTCCTGAAAAAGATGAAGTGGAGCAAGTTCATCAACGCGCGCACTTGGAATTCTACACAAACCGTGTGAATCGCACCGAAGGCGGTACGGGCATTTTGATCTTCGTCTCTGTGATGGAGAAAAAGGCCGTCGTCCTCGCGGACGAAGGCATTTCCGCAAAACTTCCTAAAGAAACCTGGGACAAAATTTTAGGACAACTCGGCCAAAACCTCAGAGCCGATGAGTGGTCCAAAGGTTTCACCAGTGCCATCGAAAACTGCGGTGAGCACTTGAAACTTCACTTCCCAGTAACGTCAGAACGACAAAATCAGCTTAAGAATCACCTCGTTGTTAAAGAATAA
- a CDS encoding nitroreductase family protein, producing the protein MGSNEIFGVIHNHTSIRSYKNTPVPEETLNKILHAATRASSSGNMQAYSVIVTSDQRIKEELYEPHFKQNMVLDAPLLLTFCADFHRMKRWIKLREAPENFDNFMSFMIAAIDAVLASQNAALAAEAEGLGICYMGTTLASCDRIAKILNCPEGVVPVVGFSLGYPDEQPKTRDRLPTTALVHREQYQMKTDDEILESYSDREIAGWKRYMNHPDLRKAIEESGVKNLAQVYTKLKYTRESHEIYSETVFNCLERQGFLRRALPLQN; encoded by the coding sequence ATGGGCTCAAACGAGATCTTTGGTGTGATTCATAATCACACGTCCATTCGATCTTACAAAAACACACCTGTGCCTGAGGAGACTCTTAATAAAATTTTGCATGCAGCAACGCGGGCTTCATCTTCGGGAAATATGCAGGCGTACTCGGTTATTGTGACGAGTGATCAAAGAATAAAGGAAGAATTGTATGAACCCCATTTTAAACAAAACATGGTGCTCGACGCTCCCTTGCTTCTGACTTTTTGTGCGGATTTTCATCGCATGAAAAGATGGATTAAGTTGCGCGAGGCCCCTGAAAACTTCGATAACTTTATGAGCTTTATGATTGCAGCCATCGACGCCGTGTTAGCCAGCCAAAATGCCGCACTGGCGGCCGAAGCGGAGGGCCTAGGAATTTGCTATATGGGAACGACACTGGCAAGCTGCGATCGAATTGCTAAGATTTTAAACTGCCCGGAGGGCGTCGTGCCTGTCGTCGGGTTTTCTTTAGGTTATCCTGACGAACAACCCAAAACTCGCGACAGACTTCCAACAACAGCCCTAGTTCATCGAGAACAATACCAGATGAAAACCGATGACGAAATTCTTGAATCTTACAGCGATCGAGAAATAGCAGGCTGGAAACGCTACATGAACCACCCAGATCTCAGAAAAGCCATTGAGGAAAGCGGCGTAAAGAATCTAGCACAAGTATACACAAAACTAAAATACACCCGCGAGTCGCACGAAATATACTCTGAGACAGTCTTTAATTGCCTGGAGAGACAGGGATTTCTCCGACGCGCGCTCCCATTACAGAACTAA
- a CDS encoding LysR family transcriptional regulator: MDTDRLRYFCLIAETGSLTKASELLNISHSGLSKAMTQLQGEVNQTLFRPQGRGLELTEEGKTLYIKSIKVLEMVEDLKARETVVAKQVLRIGMTEIFSVALARDIVESLETPVSIYDFDSGEIEVKLLEDEIDFAISTVPFPHQHLEYLKITKTFMGVFHKNRDFKNLSLEEIPFVGPNSEIKNNPLSLRSRDGWPEQLKRRLVYGASTLPTALGIVDAGAAAIFIPRFLAAAINEQRTPGLHLLEYETHRAVLKSAARDIYLVKRKNREETKEMKAIARILRKRC, encoded by the coding sequence ATGGATACAGATCGTTTGAGGTACTTTTGTCTTATCGCGGAAACGGGAAGCCTGACTAAAGCTTCGGAGCTTTTAAATATTTCCCACAGTGGTCTTTCCAAGGCCATGACGCAGTTGCAGGGAGAAGTAAATCAAACACTCTTTCGTCCGCAAGGGCGTGGGTTGGAACTCACCGAAGAAGGCAAAACTCTTTACATAAAAAGTATAAAAGTTCTCGAGATGGTAGAGGATCTTAAAGCGCGAGAGACCGTCGTTGCCAAACAAGTTTTAAGAATCGGAATGACAGAGATCTTTTCAGTGGCTTTGGCCCGCGACATTGTTGAAAGTCTCGAGACGCCTGTGAGCATCTATGACTTCGACTCTGGCGAAATCGAGGTGAAACTTCTTGAAGATGAGATTGATTTTGCAATTTCGACGGTTCCATTTCCGCATCAGCATCTGGAGTATTTAAAAATAACAAAAACCTTTATGGGGGTTTTCCATAAAAATCGGGACTTCAAAAATCTTTCTTTAGAAGAAATCCCTTTCGTAGGCCCCAACTCAGAAATAAAAAACAATCCATTAAGTCTTCGTTCCAGAGACGGTTGGCCCGAACAGTTAAAGCGTCGCTTAGTTTATGGAGCGAGCACTTTGCCGACAGCCTTAGGAATTGTCGATGCGGGAGCTGCCGCCATTTTCATTCCTCGTTTCTTAGCAGCAGCTATAAATGAGCAGCGAACGCCAGGCCTTCATTTGTTAGAATACGAAACACATCGTGCGGTTTTAAAAAGTGCAGCGAGGGACATCTATTTGGTAAAAAGAAAAAATAGAGAAGAAACCAAGGAAATGAAAGCCATCGCAAGGATTCTCCGCAAACGTTGTTAA
- a CDS encoding M23 family metallopeptidase, giving the protein MQRKFISQLISSVLFLAVAPFSFAHAADEMDGTLYLKTNNSIHLFLATQMSDGDRALTSQLEVPEETILAIDIKDINDSLSLAQSSPERVNYPYIIPGQKNIQKSRHGWACGIRVVDVLDEDIRSSDVIDRTDFCISLPDLRQTSSLESNGSAIRQSFFEYKIANTLGKMNSLAKEIDLLRKDREEFGIVDKAGSTETILSPIKNCGKGCIVATSEFGMRRHPVLKINRLHKGIDLRAGIGTQVVSVYSGKVLATRTERNRLTKKISGYGNYVIVVHPNAKLETLYAHLSAFKTKAGASVNQGDLIALSGNTGIGTAPHLHFETHVQNKRGYTAVNPRNFIGSMLQIVASFFQSFHFNV; this is encoded by the coding sequence ATGCAAAGAAAATTTATATCTCAGCTAATTAGTAGCGTTTTATTCCTCGCCGTGGCTCCTTTTAGCTTTGCCCATGCCGCAGATGAGATGGATGGAACTCTCTATTTAAAGACAAACAACTCCATTCATCTTTTTCTTGCTACGCAAATGTCAGACGGCGATCGCGCCTTGACCTCGCAACTGGAAGTTCCTGAAGAAACCATTCTTGCTATCGACATTAAAGACATTAATGATTCTTTGAGCCTTGCCCAAAGCAGCCCTGAGCGCGTGAACTATCCTTATATTATTCCAGGACAAAAAAATATTCAGAAGTCACGCCATGGCTGGGCTTGCGGGATTCGCGTCGTCGACGTGCTTGACGAAGACATTCGCTCTTCTGACGTGATTGATCGCACGGATTTCTGTATCTCTCTTCCGGATCTTCGCCAAACATCGTCTTTAGAAAGTAACGGCAGCGCAATCAGACAATCGTTCTTTGAATATAAAATTGCAAACACTCTTGGCAAGATGAACTCTTTGGCTAAGGAAATTGACCTTCTTCGTAAAGACCGCGAAGAGTTTGGTATTGTCGATAAAGCAGGATCTACAGAGACGATCCTCAGTCCGATTAAAAATTGCGGCAAGGGCTGCATCGTAGCGACAAGTGAATTCGGAATGCGCCGTCACCCTGTTTTAAAAATCAACCGCCTGCATAAGGGTATCGACCTTCGCGCTGGTATTGGCACTCAGGTTGTGAGCGTTTATTCAGGGAAAGTTTTGGCGACTCGTACAGAAAGAAACCGCCTTACCAAGAAAATTTCTGGTTATGGCAACTACGTGATCGTGGTTCATCCCAATGCAAAACTTGAAACTTTGTATGCGCATCTTTCTGCATTTAAGACAAAAGCGGGAGCGAGTGTAAATCAAGGTGATTTGATTGCTCTTTCAGGCAACACGGGAATTGGTACCGCTCCTCATTTGCACTTTGAAACTCACGTGCAAAACAAACGCGGCTATACAGCCGTGAACCCAAGAAACTTTATTGGTTCCATGCTACAAATCGTAGCTTCCTTCTTTCAATCATTTCACTTTAACGTTTAG
- a CDS encoding pirin family protein: MSTTQNNILMEIAPRLVSVGGPVVHRLIPYAKKRMVGPFIFFDYFPATDFAAGQGIDVRPHPHIGLSTLSYLLEGHVLHHDSLGNKQVLSPGDVNWMTAGKGISHSERMPEELRDKAHRLHLLQFWVALPLKDEDTEPSFTHHPQESIPRFQVNGADVVLVAGSAFDKKSPVNAYSPLFFMDVSLKKDQTFEYDPGTHELAFYIIKGQLSVGEKKINPDDFVVLEKDSSLKVTATEDTRFVVLGGEAFPEPRHIYWNYVSSSKEKIESAKQQWRDGSFPQVPGETDIIPLPAE, encoded by the coding sequence ATGAGTACCACACAAAATAATATTCTTATGGAGATTGCACCGCGCTTAGTCTCTGTGGGTGGCCCTGTTGTGCACCGTTTGATTCCCTACGCGAAGAAGCGCATGGTGGGGCCTTTTATCTTTTTCGATTATTTTCCTGCGACAGACTTCGCCGCGGGCCAAGGCATCGATGTTCGTCCTCATCCTCACATTGGGTTGTCTACTCTGAGCTATCTTCTTGAGGGCCACGTTTTACACCATGACAGCCTTGGGAACAAACAAGTGCTCTCTCCGGGAGACGTCAACTGGATGACGGCAGGAAAAGGCATTTCTCATTCAGAGCGCATGCCGGAAGAGTTGCGCGACAAAGCTCACCGCTTACATCTCTTGCAGTTTTGGGTGGCATTGCCCCTGAAAGACGAAGACACAGAACCTTCTTTCACGCATCATCCGCAAGAAAGCATTCCGCGCTTTCAAGTGAACGGTGCGGATGTGGTGCTCGTGGCCGGAAGTGCGTTCGATAAAAAATCTCCGGTGAATGCTTACTCCCCGCTTTTCTTTATGGATGTGAGCTTAAAGAAAGATCAAACGTTCGAATATGATCCGGGAACACACGAGTTGGCTTTTTATATCATCAAAGGACAACTGTCTGTCGGTGAGAAGAAAATCAATCCGGATGATTTCGTTGTGCTCGAAAAAGATTCGTCATTGAAAGTCACTGCAACCGAAGACACTCGCTTTGTTGTTTTAGGTGGAGAAGCTTTCCCCGAACCTCGGCACATTTATTGGAACTATGTTTCGTCATCCAAAGAAAAAATCGAAAGCGCGAAACAACAGTGGCGCGACGGAAGCTTTCCGCAAGTTCCTGGAGAGACCGACATCATTCCGTTGCCAGCAGAGTGA
- a CDS encoding AMP nucleosidase, whose protein sequence is MKTKKEIVDNWLPRYTGVPLNEFGQYILLTNFGNYVKMFADQFNVPVRGLDKPMQTATAENITIMNFGMGSALAATCMDLLSAINPKAALFLGKCGGIKKKNQLGDFVLPIAAIRGEGTSNEYLPAEIPALPSFRLQKAVSSMIAKHQCDYWTGTVYTTNRRVWEHDDQFKDYLTKTRAMAVDMETATIFVTGFVNEIPRGALLLVSDNPMIPDGVKTEESDKKVTANYVEKHLSIGIDALRELRDSGESVKHLRWD, encoded by the coding sequence ATGAAAACAAAAAAAGAAATAGTTGATAATTGGTTGCCTCGCTACACCGGCGTCCCCCTCAATGAATTTGGTCAGTACATTTTGCTTACAAACTTCGGCAATTACGTAAAGATGTTTGCCGATCAATTCAATGTTCCCGTGCGCGGACTTGATAAGCCGATGCAAACAGCAACAGCGGAAAATATCACAATCATGAACTTCGGAATGGGCAGTGCCCTTGCCGCGACATGCATGGATCTTCTGTCGGCCATCAATCCGAAAGCCGCTTTGTTCCTTGGTAAGTGCGGCGGCATCAAAAAGAAAAACCAGCTTGGTGACTTTGTTCTTCCTATCGCGGCCATTCGCGGCGAAGGAACAAGCAATGAATATCTTCCGGCAGAGATCCCGGCTCTTCCGTCGTTCCGTTTGCAAAAAGCGGTTTCCTCGATGATCGCAAAACATCAATGCGATTATTGGACAGGCACGGTTTACACAACCAATCGTCGCGTGTGGGAACATGATGATCAATTCAAAGATTATCTGACAAAAACCCGTGCGATGGCAGTGGATATGGAAACAGCGACGATCTTCGTAACGGGTTTCGTAAATGAAATTCCCCGTGGAGCCTTGTTGCTTGTGTCTGACAACCCAATGATTCCAGACGGTGTGAAGACAGAAGAGAGCGATAAAAAAGTCACTGCGAACTATGTCGAAAAGCATTTGAGCATCGGTATTGACGCTCTTCGCGAGCTTCGTGACTCCGGTGAGTCTGTGAAGCATTTGCGTTGGGATTGA
- a CDS encoding Dps family protein, translating to MKSSKKKNTTDKPMIDIGISTSDREKIAEGLSRLLADSYTLYLKTHNFHWNVTGPMFQTLHLMFEAQYTELALAVDLIAERIRSLGVPAPGTYKEFSKLTSIEEPDGVPSAKKMIQQLVEGQEAVVKTARSIFPRVEKAGDEVSADLLTQRMQLHEKNAWMLRSLLEE from the coding sequence ATGAAATCATCCAAAAAGAAAAACACAACTGACAAACCAATGATCGACATTGGTATCTCGACATCAGATCGCGAAAAAATCGCAGAAGGTCTTTCTCGTCTTCTTGCCGATTCTTACACTCTTTATCTTAAAACACACAACTTCCACTGGAATGTCACAGGTCCGATGTTTCAAACATTGCACTTGATGTTTGAAGCTCAGTACACGGAGCTTGCATTGGCTGTGGACTTGATTGCAGAACGTATCCGTTCTTTAGGTGTTCCTGCTCCGGGTACCTACAAAGAATTTTCTAAGCTGACTTCAATTGAAGAACCAGACGGCGTTCCTTCAGCAAAAAAAATGATCCAACAACTTGTTGAAGGCCAAGAAGCGGTTGTAAAAACAGCGCGCTCTATTTTCCCCCGCGTAGAAAAAGCAGGGGACGAAGTCAGTGCCGATCTTTTGACTCAAAGAATGCAGCTCCATGAGAAAAACGCCTGGATGCTTCGCAGTCTTTTAGAAGAATAG
- a CDS encoding type II toxin-antitoxin system mRNA interferase toxin, RelE/StbE family, whose protein sequence is MQEKYEFWKNVIQISGPDGLRAFKGFKDHSLKGEWQGYRSSYLSESYRVIYTVERDEVRVYVIDVNHHDYRRR, encoded by the coding sequence ATTCAAGAGAAGTATGAGTTCTGGAAAAATGTCATTCAAATATCAGGACCTGATGGGCTTAGAGCCTTTAAGGGGTTTAAAGATCATTCGCTCAAAGGAGAATGGCAAGGATATCGCTCTTCCTATTTAAGTGAATCGTATCGAGTTATTTATACGGTGGAACGAGATGAGGTGCGGGTTTACGTTATTGATGTAAACCATCATGATTATCGCCGACGTTAA
- a CDS encoding helix-turn-helix domain-containing protein, which produces MSDFVKSKSRVELTPGTSVRIAREMLSWSQNELAEASDIPQSTISGIESGRVPLGAERAERLAIALGVHPAVLLFPNWPLTKKIQPRQIEELKQLRNKTTKKAV; this is translated from the coding sequence ATGTCAGATTTTGTAAAATCAAAAAGCCGAGTAGAATTAACACCAGGTACAAGTGTTCGTATCGCACGTGAAATGCTCAGCTGGTCTCAAAATGAATTAGCGGAAGCCTCAGACATTCCTCAGTCGACTATTTCTGGAATTGAATCTGGCAGAGTTCCACTTGGAGCTGAACGTGCAGAGCGTTTGGCTATAGCACTTGGAGTTCATCCCGCTGTTTTATTATTTCCCAATTGGCCTTTAACGAAGAAAATACAACCTCGTCAGATTGAAGAATTGAAGCAGCTTCGAAATAAAACTACGAAAAAGGCTGTCTAG
- a CDS encoding helix-turn-helix domain-containing protein, whose translation MSRTVMIVVSDNQETIENTKKYWENHDVTVQAYSSAQWREGLDNAFFRQQLVAGVPALISGSSPINSEAGGNVIQFPTATATSSNVQKMEELEAQAIENAIVQYKGNLTEAAKALGIGRATLYRKVKQYHIDPSAARKKKVAA comes from the coding sequence ATGTCACGCACAGTAATGATCGTGGTGAGCGATAACCAGGAAACTATCGAGAATACAAAGAAGTACTGGGAGAACCACGATGTGACAGTTCAAGCATATTCTTCAGCGCAATGGCGTGAAGGGCTTGATAACGCATTTTTCAGACAACAACTAGTAGCAGGTGTTCCTGCGTTGATTTCCGGCTCAAGCCCAATCAACTCAGAAGCGGGTGGAAACGTAATCCAATTCCCGACGGCAACTGCAACTTCTTCCAACGTACAAAAAATGGAAGAACTTGAAGCGCAAGCTATCGAGAACGCGATCGTACAATACAAAGGAAACTTGACTGAAGCTGCAAAAGCTTTGGGTATTGGCCGTGCGACTCTTTACCGTAAAGTGAAGCAATACC